The genomic interval GGGCAGGACGGCGTCGAATCTTTCGACCGCGCGCAAGGTCACCAGGTCGGCCTGCACGGTGAGCGTCTCCGCGCGTGTGGCGAGCACCTTCACGCTGCCGAAGGCGAGCGCACGCACTACCTCTCTCAGGAAGGTGGCCTTCTTCTCCTGCGCCTCTACCAGGGTCAGCCGGACGCGCGGAGCGAAGAGCTTGAGCGGCAAACCGGGAAAGCCGGCGCCGGAGCCGACGTCGATCACGTCGAGCGCACTATCCGGCTGGAGCAGGGCGCGGGCAGCGAAGAACGCCTCGCCAAAGTGGCGCAACACGATCTGCTCGGGATCGCGCACCGCGGTGAGGTTGGTCTTCTCATTCCATTTCAGCAGGATATCGATGTACTTCGATATCTGCTGCAGCTGCTCGCGCGGCAGCTCGCCCACAAACGGCGCCAGCAACTCCGCTGTCTTTTCTTGCGCGATTCGGGCCGTCTCCATGCTGCTCCTACTTCTTCTTCCCTGTTGCTTTCGCCGGAGTAGCCTGGCGGACGGCGATGGCGGTGATCTCGAAGTGTCCGCCGAAGAGCAGCGGCCCGGAGCCGATGAACGCGCGCGCGGGATAGCGCCCGGCGGTGAAGTAGGTCTTATAGACAGCGTTGAAGCGGTCGTAGAGGGTGAGGTCGGGACAATAGATGGTGACGTTGACCACGTCGTCCATCGTCAGGTTGGCCTCGGTGACGGAGGCCTTGACCGCGTCCATCAGCAGATGGACCTCATCCTCGATCGCGGCGGGCACCTTGCGCGTCTGCGGGTCGAGGCCGATGCGTCCGGAGACGTAGAGCGTGTCGCCCGCGAGCACCGCGTCGGTGAATGGCAGCTCGGCAAAATGGGTCGCGACGTTCACGTACCGGTGCGGCTTGGCCTCGCGGGTGCTGTTGCTGGCACCGGCGAAAGCCAGCGTCGCGGCGAACAAGAGGAAGGGCAAGAGAACGGGCAAGCGGGACATAGGGCGGCCTCCGAAGCGGAAGGAGATGTACGGGAACGATACGCGCCGCGCGCGGGAAAGGGAATCCGGCAAGATTTCGGTTTGCAATCGCGCGTTCGCCGCCCATAATCCGTCAGGTCTCACAAACAACGCATGCGCCGCGCTCCCTGCCGCACCTGCAAAACGTCGCTCCCGCTGGCCAAGATGTATGCGCTCGATGGCGTGACGGTGTGCGAGCCTTGCGCCACGCGCCGCGCGCAAGACGCGCAGGCCGGCGGACGCGCACTCAAGATCGAGCGCGCCGTCGATCCCACCATCTGCTCCGAGTGCGGCGCCGACAAGGGCGAGACGGAGTGGCTCAAAGTCGCGGGCGCGCC from Acidobacteriota bacterium carries:
- the rsmG gene encoding 16S rRNA (guanine(527)-N(7))-methyltransferase RsmG gives rise to the protein METARIAQEKTAELLAPFVGELPREQLQQISKYIDILLKWNEKTNLTAVRDPEQIVLRHFGEAFFAARALLQPDSALDVIDVGSGAGFPGLPLKLFAPRVRLTLVEAQEKKATFLREVVRALAFGSVKVLATRAETLTVQADLVTLRAVERFDAVLPVAGRLVKPGGRLALLIGTGEIGSAHQLPEFQWQEPVKVPQSRNRVLLVGNHPEQESTR
- a CDS encoding RidA family protein, with protein sequence MSRLPVLLPFLLFAATLAFAGASNSTREAKPHRYVNVATHFAELPFTDAVLAGDTLYVSGRIGLDPQTRKVPAAIEDEVHLLMDAVKASVTEANLTMDDVVNVTIYCPDLTLYDRFNAVYKTYFTAGRYPARAFIGSGPLLFGGHFEITAIAVRQATPAKATGKKK